Proteins encoded in a region of the Isosphaeraceae bacterium EP7 genome:
- a CDS encoding biopolymer transporter ExbD, producing the protein MLAARSQMQLLSALALLGLAAAGSTARADDFGRLDGKVLERVAGEAKPAPGPLTMSAIARLPAVLAGSRSPLLVARSNEKGMARLLVAPALKKRAGGGEPIPVLIIERFDAFAAGESTTRQAHAQDLMLFDGFEFDLDAGQVVPSGQGGDLRFSAEGEGGPRLIALGDAQLFIPESNPLPAAPEPGKPSAGRAVIPGDFGGVYRLNADGQWTGSLELKVGPEGEVSGRFASDLNGTVYPVEGEVSRESPQKVSFRVKYPRAEQDFEGRLFTEGKNALAGTVVMLGKAYGFYALRETAPEPAPAGK; encoded by the coding sequence ATGCTCGCAGCTCGATCTCAGATGCAACTCCTGTCCGCACTGGCCTTGCTCGGCCTGGCGGCGGCCGGCTCCACGGCCAGGGCCGACGACTTCGGCCGGCTCGACGGCAAGGTCCTCGAGCGGGTCGCGGGCGAGGCGAAGCCGGCGCCGGGGCCGCTCACCATGTCGGCGATCGCGCGGCTTCCGGCCGTGCTGGCCGGCTCAAGGTCACCTCTGCTCGTGGCCAGGAGCAACGAGAAGGGGATGGCCCGGCTGCTGGTCGCCCCTGCGTTGAAGAAGCGGGCCGGCGGCGGCGAGCCGATCCCGGTCCTGATCATCGAGCGGTTCGACGCCTTCGCCGCCGGCGAGTCGACCACCCGCCAGGCCCATGCCCAGGACCTGATGCTCTTCGACGGCTTCGAGTTCGACCTCGACGCCGGCCAGGTCGTGCCCTCGGGGCAGGGGGGCGACCTCAGGTTCTCGGCCGAGGGCGAGGGAGGCCCGCGGCTGATCGCCCTCGGGGACGCACAACTGTTCATCCCCGAGTCCAACCCGCTGCCCGCCGCGCCCGAGCCGGGCAAGCCCTCGGCGGGCCGGGCGGTGATCCCGGGCGACTTCGGCGGGGTTTACCGCCTGAATGCCGACGGCCAGTGGACCGGCTCGCTGGAGCTGAAGGTCGGGCCCGAGGGCGAGGTCTCTGGCCGGTTCGCCTCGGACCTGAACGGGACGGTCTACCCGGTCGAGGGGGAGGTCTCGCGGGAGTCGCCCCAGAAGGTCAGCTTCCGCGTCAAGTACCCCCGGGCCGAGCAGGATTTCGAGGGCAGGCTCTTCACCGAGGGGAAGAATGCCCTGGCCGGGACCGTCGTCATGCTGGGCAAAGCTTATGGGTTCTATGCCCTGCGCGAGACGGCCCCGGAGCCCGCTCCGGCCGGGAAGTAG
- the der gene encoding ribosome biogenesis GTPase Der: MALPKVVIVGRPNVGKSSLMNWLAGRRIAIVDDVAGVTRDRVGTLAQVGEDANARFFELIDTGGIGMVDRDDLSAHVDSQIETALNEADLILFVVDVRDGRMPLDEEVAERLRPLSTPVILVINKADTEEFDSRGGDFYKLGRGKPVYISVEQRRNKRLLEKMIAERLPTGDDFRPRESVMKIAAVGRPNTGKSTFINTLAHAERMIVSEVAGTTRDSVDVRFELDGLPFTAIDTAGIRRKAKIRDDLDFYSVHRAERSIRRADVVLLFLDPTQGISRLDKQLADYIAKQFKPCIFVFNKWDLVMSDPAGRIENATGRAAGAVQASFRNMTYMPMAFITAKTGKNVKALLNLAQSMFKQANGRVGTGMLNRIVREALEAHPPTGKDSKFPRVYYATQVGSAPPTIVLFVNRPSLFEPTYQRYLLNAFRERLPFQDIPIKLYLRARSQTEVGDSGRRETAVSDPRVDYGSRMGRDDIDSFDDDFDDEGADMGMLNHEINELLAETED, encoded by the coding sequence ATGGCATTGCCCAAAGTGGTGATCGTCGGCCGCCCCAACGTGGGCAAATCGTCCCTCATGAACTGGCTCGCGGGCCGCCGGATCGCGATCGTCGACGACGTCGCGGGCGTGACCCGAGACCGGGTCGGGACCCTGGCCCAGGTCGGCGAGGACGCCAACGCCCGGTTCTTCGAGCTGATCGACACCGGCGGGATCGGCATGGTCGACCGCGACGACCTGAGCGCGCACGTCGACAGCCAGATCGAGACGGCCCTGAACGAGGCCGACCTGATCCTCTTCGTCGTCGACGTCCGCGACGGCCGGATGCCGCTCGACGAGGAGGTGGCCGAGCGCCTGCGGCCCCTGAGCACGCCGGTCATCCTGGTGATTAACAAGGCCGATACCGAGGAGTTCGACAGCCGAGGCGGCGACTTCTACAAGCTCGGCCGCGGCAAGCCGGTGTACATCTCCGTGGAGCAGAGGCGCAACAAGCGGCTGCTGGAGAAGATGATCGCCGAGCGGTTGCCGACCGGCGACGACTTCCGGCCGCGCGAGTCGGTGATGAAGATCGCGGCTGTCGGCCGGCCCAACACGGGCAAGTCGACCTTCATCAACACCCTGGCCCACGCCGAGCGGATGATCGTCTCGGAGGTCGCCGGCACCACCCGCGACTCCGTCGACGTCCGGTTCGAGTTGGACGGCCTGCCGTTCACCGCGATCGACACGGCGGGCATCCGCCGCAAGGCGAAGATCCGCGACGACCTGGACTTCTACAGCGTGCACCGGGCCGAGCGTTCGATCCGCCGCGCCGACGTGGTCCTGCTGTTCCTGGACCCGACGCAGGGGATCTCGCGGCTGGACAAGCAGCTTGCCGACTACATCGCCAAGCAGTTCAAGCCGTGCATCTTCGTGTTCAACAAGTGGGACCTGGTGATGTCCGACCCTGCCGGCCGGATCGAGAACGCCACCGGCCGCGCGGCGGGGGCCGTGCAGGCCTCGTTCCGCAACATGACGTACATGCCCATGGCGTTCATCACCGCCAAGACGGGCAAGAACGTGAAAGCGCTCTTGAACCTTGCTCAGTCGATGTTCAAGCAGGCCAACGGCCGGGTGGGCACCGGCATGCTCAACCGGATCGTCCGCGAGGCCCTGGAGGCGCACCCGCCGACCGGCAAGGACAGCAAGTTCCCCAGGGTCTACTACGCCACCCAGGTCGGCTCGGCCCCGCCGACGATCGTCCTGTTCGTCAACCGGCCGTCCCTGTTCGAGCCGACCTACCAGCGCTACCTGCTCAACGCCTTCCGCGAGCGGCTGCCGTTCCAGGACATCCCGATCAAGCTCTACCTCAGGGCGAGGTCGCAGACCGAGGTCGGCGACAGCGGCCGCCGCGAGACTGCCGTCTCCGACCCCAGGGTCGACTACGGCAGCCGCATGGGCCGCGACGACATCGACAGCTTCGATGACGACTTCGACGACGAGGGGGCCGACATGGGCATGCTCAACCACGAGATCAACGAGCTGCTCGCCGAGACCGAGGACTGA
- a CDS encoding ACT domain-containing protein, translating into MPRNFVLTLAGPDRIGIVEEVTRLVLEKGGNVEASRMARLGGEFAVLMLVATPAGKGDVTEADFDGLKAQGYKLSVAPAAMPADSAHEGWNPYRIEVDGADNEGIIHEVSRHLAAHGISIEEMDSESAPAPTSGVPLFSMRALVLVPPDVDEAWTDGLKEIGWRMNLEIDVAPASEDEVDED; encoded by the coding sequence ATGCCCCGCAATTTCGTGCTGACCCTGGCCGGGCCCGACCGGATCGGGATCGTCGAGGAAGTGACCCGCCTGGTGCTCGAGAAGGGCGGCAACGTGGAGGCCAGCCGCATGGCGCGTCTCGGCGGCGAGTTCGCCGTCCTGATGCTCGTCGCGACCCCCGCGGGCAAGGGCGACGTGACCGAGGCCGATTTCGACGGCCTGAAGGCCCAGGGCTACAAGCTCTCCGTCGCCCCCGCCGCCATGCCCGCCGACTCCGCGCACGAAGGCTGGAACCCCTACCGGATCGAAGTCGACGGGGCCGACAACGAGGGCATCATCCACGAAGTCTCCCGCCACCTGGCCGCCCACGGAATCAGCATCGAGGAAATGGACTCCGAGTCCGCCCCCGCCCCCACCAGCGGAGTCCCCCTCTTCTCCATGAGAGCCCTCGTCCTCGTCCCCCCCGATGTCGACGAAGCCTGGACCGACGGCCTCAAGGAGATCGGCTGGCGGATGAACCTGGAAATCGACGTCGCGCCTGCGTCGGAGGATGAGGTCGATGAGGATTGA
- a CDS encoding DUF1559 domain-containing protein, translating to MRRRVNGFTLIEAMVAALIIGVLIAILLPAVQAAREAARRASCMQNLRQLGIALSSYETALSSMPFAGNINGFSAHSMMLPFCEQTALYHSINFNVNPYSSQNRTVGSTSLSIFACPSDSAARGPGGPASYPVCIGFGAQRNSVPEASSNGIFVNGFEQPIRIAGIADGMSNTVAMSEWLVSPPPTAPDPEPKRQVYITPMIRGPEKFDAFIAACLGSTALAEREAKGLKWLEGQLSMTVYNHNITPNGKTCSNDGYAQEGAYTAGSLHGTSSNCLFADGHVVSARETISIEVWRALSTRSGGEIVSAGSY from the coding sequence ATGCGACGACGAGTGAACGGATTCACGTTGATCGAGGCGATGGTCGCGGCCCTCATCATCGGTGTATTGATCGCGATCCTGCTGCCCGCGGTCCAGGCGGCACGCGAGGCGGCTAGGCGGGCCAGCTGTATGCAGAATCTCCGTCAGTTGGGCATCGCCCTGTCGTCATACGAAACCGCGCTGAGCTCGATGCCGTTCGCGGGCAATATCAACGGTTTCTCGGCCCACTCAATGATGCTCCCGTTCTGCGAGCAGACGGCCTTGTACCACTCGATCAATTTCAACGTGAACCCCTATTCGTCGCAGAACAGGACCGTCGGATCCACGTCGCTCTCCATCTTCGCCTGCCCTTCGGACTCCGCCGCTCGTGGCCCGGGCGGACCCGCCAGCTATCCCGTGTGCATCGGCTTCGGTGCCCAGAGGAATTCGGTGCCCGAGGCCTCGAGCAACGGCATCTTCGTGAACGGCTTCGAACAGCCCATCCGGATCGCCGGCATCGCGGATGGCATGTCCAATACCGTGGCGATGTCCGAATGGCTGGTCAGCCCGCCCCCGACCGCGCCCGATCCTGAGCCCAAGCGGCAGGTCTACATCACGCCGATGATCCGAGGGCCCGAGAAGTTTGACGCATTCATCGCCGCCTGCCTCGGCAGCACGGCGCTCGCGGAGCGCGAGGCCAAGGGCCTCAAATGGCTCGAAGGGCAGTTGAGCATGACAGTCTACAACCACAACATCACGCCGAATGGGAAGACGTGCTCCAACGACGGGTATGCCCAGGAGGGTGCCTACACCGCCGGTAGCCTCCACGGGACCTCGTCGAACTGCCTGTTCGCGGACGGTCACGTCGTGTCGGCAAGAGAAACGATCTCGATCGAGGTGTGGAGGGCCCTCTCGACGAGGAGCGGTGGTGAGATCGTGTCCGCCGGATCCTACTAA
- a CDS encoding ester cyclase, protein MPDNAAIVRRFIEEVINQGDVDGADRFAWEDVVELVPFPGQGPGLTGLQDVLRGMRAAFPDMHWTIEEQLTEGDRVLTRFAWTGTHNGPFLGIPATGRGVSVWGMVIDRLIEGRIKDTRILMDTLGLMMQLGATTS, encoded by the coding sequence ATGCCCGACAATGCCGCCATCGTCCGCCGGTTCATCGAGGAGGTCATCAATCAGGGGGACGTGGACGGGGCCGATCGGTTCGCCTGGGAGGACGTGGTCGAACTTGTTCCGTTCCCGGGCCAGGGACCTGGCCTAACCGGCCTTCAGGACGTCCTGCGTGGCATGCGTGCCGCGTTCCCCGACATGCACTGGACCATCGAGGAGCAACTCACCGAAGGCGACCGCGTGCTCACTCGGTTCGCGTGGACCGGGACCCACAACGGGCCATTCCTCGGCATCCCGGCCACCGGCCGCGGTGTGTCCGTATGGGGAATGGTCATCGACCGGCTTATCGAAGGGCGGATCAAGGACACCCGAATCCTTATGGACACCTTGGGCCTGATGATGCAGCTGGGGGCGACGACGAGCTGA
- a CDS encoding PEP-CTERM sorting domain-containing protein, which produces MRTRIYSTGLLCLAMIATASSARSEAIGISFYGSLYDIDLATGAATNLRNTGLQSVVGVALRADGALFTMTTFGDNIPSTLMRIDPLTGAATVIGAVGLDIREGDLGFDPSTQELFGLFNLGSGGTQSLLRLDADTGQATVIGVVPGGVDDMSGLTFDASGNLLVLETRISTDGDSRLLTLDKSTGAILSALTLDRQLGVVGGLSYDGLSGNLYLVEGNFGSSDPNSLYTVDRTTGGLTAVGPTGLSTEGLAGLTITPFAVAVPEPASVVLLGLGVAGLGVRLLRQPHRRAMTR; this is translated from the coding sequence ATGCGAACGAGGATCTATTCCACCGGTCTCCTTTGTCTCGCGATGATCGCGACAGCGTCCTCGGCCCGGTCCGAGGCGATCGGGATTTCCTTTTACGGCAGCCTCTACGACATCGACCTGGCGACCGGTGCTGCCACAAATCTCCGGAACACGGGGCTTCAGTCGGTTGTCGGGGTCGCCCTGCGTGCGGATGGCGCCCTGTTTACGATGACGACATTCGGCGACAACATCCCATCAACGCTCATGCGCATCGACCCGCTCACCGGGGCCGCGACTGTCATCGGTGCGGTGGGCCTGGACATCCGCGAGGGCGACCTCGGCTTCGACCCGAGCACCCAAGAACTGTTCGGGCTCTTTAACCTCGGGAGCGGGGGTACGCAGAGCCTGCTGCGATTGGATGCCGACACGGGGCAGGCCACGGTGATCGGTGTGGTCCCGGGGGGGGTTGACGATATGTCCGGCCTGACATTCGACGCGTCGGGTAATCTGCTCGTCCTGGAGACTCGCATCAGCACGGATGGAGACTCAAGGCTCCTGACGCTGGACAAATCGACCGGTGCAATCCTCTCTGCGCTGACGCTCGATCGTCAACTCGGAGTGGTCGGGGGTCTCTCGTACGACGGCCTCTCCGGCAATCTCTACCTCGTCGAAGGCAATTTCGGCTCATCCGACCCGAATTCCCTCTACACGGTTGATCGGACAACGGGTGGATTGACCGCGGTCGGGCCGACCGGCCTATCGACCGAAGGCCTGGCGGGCCTGACGATCACCCCGTTCGCAGTCGCGGTCCCGGAGCCGGCGTCAGTTGTTCTTTTAGGCCTTGGTGTCGCAGGCCTCGGGGTCCGGCTCCTACGTCAGCCCCACCGTCGGGCCATGACCCGTTAG
- a CDS encoding helix-turn-helix domain-containing protein, protein MAASGVADAFRILEGRWKMAIIFQLFGSGVLRFSELEKALPAVSQKMLIQQLRELERDGVVKRTVYPQVPPKVEYELTEWGKAMCPALDALLEWAALRPR, encoded by the coding sequence ATGGCCGCCAGCGGCGTCGCGGATGCGTTTCGCATCCTGGAGGGGCGATGGAAGATGGCCATCATCTTCCAGCTTTTCGGCAGCGGGGTCCTGCGATTCTCGGAGCTGGAGAAGGCCCTGCCCGCCGTCTCGCAGAAGATGCTGATCCAGCAGCTCCGCGAGCTCGAGCGAGACGGCGTGGTCAAGCGGACCGTCTATCCCCAGGTCCCCCCGAAGGTTGAATACGAGTTGACCGAGTGGGGCAAGGCGATGTGCCCGGCACTCGACGCCCTCCTGGAGTGGGCCGCATTGCGCCCACGTTAA
- a CDS encoding SDR family oxidoreductase codes for MSNYLGFKGTRALVTGGSKGIGEAVVRRMREAGATVLTTARTRPADIPDDEFFVTADVATAEGCTTVADAVLGRLGGVDVVVHVVGGSSARAGGFAALDDGAWRRALDLNLFPAVRLDRALLPSMLERGAGVIIHVSSIQRVLPLPEATMAYAAAKAALSNYSKGLSKEVSPKGVRVVQVSPGWVETEASTGLLRELSKTMGSGIEEARQALMASLGGIPIGRPARPEEVADLIAFLASPRAASITGAEYVIDGGTVPTV; via the coding sequence ATGAGCAATTATCTGGGGTTCAAGGGCACACGAGCCCTCGTCACGGGCGGCAGTAAGGGCATCGGCGAGGCGGTCGTCCGGCGAATGCGGGAGGCCGGTGCGACGGTGCTCACCACCGCTCGCACGCGGCCCGCGGACATCCCGGACGACGAGTTTTTCGTCACTGCGGACGTGGCGACTGCCGAGGGCTGTACGACCGTGGCTGACGCGGTCCTGGGGCGACTTGGCGGGGTCGATGTCGTGGTCCACGTCGTCGGCGGGTCATCGGCCCGCGCGGGAGGGTTCGCGGCGCTCGACGACGGCGCATGGCGGCGGGCACTCGACCTGAACCTGTTCCCGGCGGTCCGATTGGATCGGGCCCTGCTGCCGTCGATGCTCGAGCGGGGGGCGGGCGTCATCATCCACGTCAGCTCGATTCAGCGAGTTTTGCCCCTGCCCGAGGCCACGATGGCCTACGCCGCGGCGAAGGCCGCGTTGTCGAACTACAGCAAGGGGCTCTCGAAAGAAGTGAGCCCGAAGGGCGTCCGCGTGGTCCAGGTCTCGCCCGGGTGGGTCGAGACCGAGGCCTCCACGGGACTTCTCCGGGAGTTGTCGAAGACGATGGGTTCAGGGATCGAGGAGGCCCGCCAGGCTCTGATGGCCTCGCTCGGGGGCATCCCTATCGGCCGGCCGGCCCGTCCCGAAGAGGTGGCGGACCTCATCGCGTTCCTCGCCTCGCCACGAGCGGCCTCCATCACGGGGGCCGAGTACGTCATCGACGGAGGGACGGTGCCCACGGTGTAA
- a CDS encoding SDR family oxidoreductase: MKIVVIGGSGLIGTKLVSNLRAAGHEVVSASPSSGVNTLTGEGLAEALAGASVVVDVANSPSFEDKAVMDFFETTGRNILAAEAIAGVSHHVALSVVGTERLLASGYFRAKMAQETLIQGAKIPYTIVRSTQFFEFVGGIAQSATEGTTVRLSPALLQPIVSDDVAAILAEVAVAEPLNGTIEIAGPEAIALDELVRRYLIANHDPRTVITDPKAGYFGTEVDDRSLTPGPGPGARLGATRYNDWLGRTAAKA; encoded by the coding sequence ATGAAGATTGTGGTGATTGGCGGCAGCGGGCTTATTGGTACGAAGCTCGTGAGCAACTTGCGGGCGGCTGGCCACGAGGTCGTGTCGGCGTCGCCCTCGTCGGGCGTGAATACGCTCACGGGCGAGGGCCTTGCCGAGGCTCTGGCGGGGGCCAGCGTGGTCGTCGATGTGGCGAACTCGCCTTCGTTCGAGGACAAGGCCGTCATGGACTTCTTTGAGACGACGGGCCGGAATATCCTCGCCGCCGAGGCGATTGCCGGGGTTTCCCACCATGTCGCCCTGTCGGTCGTCGGCACCGAACGGCTGCTGGCGAGCGGGTATTTCCGGGCGAAGATGGCCCAGGAAACGCTGATCCAGGGCGCGAAGATCCCCTACACGATCGTGCGGTCGACGCAGTTCTTCGAGTTCGTCGGCGGCATCGCCCAATCGGCCACCGAAGGGACGACCGTCCGCCTCTCGCCGGCCCTGTTGCAGCCGATCGTTTCCGATGACGTCGCCGCGATCCTCGCCGAGGTCGCCGTCGCGGAGCCCTTGAATGGCACGATCGAGATCGCCGGCCCCGAGGCCATCGCCCTCGACGAACTCGTCCGCCGCTATTTGATCGCGAACCATGACCCGCGAACCGTCATCACCGATCCCAAGGCCGGATACTTCGGCACCGAGGTGGACGACCGGAGCCTGACCCCCGGCCCCGGCCCCGGCGCCCGCCTCGGCGCCACCCGTTACAACGACTGGCTCGGGCGTACCGCCGCCAAGGCTTGA
- a CDS encoding metallophosphoesterase translates to MTIDADHIRLGRRAFLKNGTLVLAAASLGSAKLIADEGAPRVRVGLITDLHYADKAPAGTRHYRETLAKLDEAARQFEQDKPAFLVELGDLIDAADSVDVELGYLRTIEGKFSAICKDRHYVLGNHCVETLRKEEFLGDVGQATSYESFDRGGIHFVVLDACFRGDGKPYGRKNSKWDDANIPAAELEWLEGDLKANDKPVVVFAHQRLDVSNAHGVKNNGEVRKVLEASGRVLAVFQGHSHQNDLKEIGGIHYCTLVAMVEGSGAENSGYSLLEIGSDGTIELTGFRKQKGHTWERPQ, encoded by the coding sequence GTGACGATTGACGCGGACCACATTCGTCTTGGACGACGGGCCTTCCTCAAGAACGGGACTCTGGTGCTGGCGGCGGCCTCTCTGGGGTCGGCGAAGCTGATCGCCGACGAGGGCGCTCCGCGCGTGCGTGTGGGGCTTATCACCGACCTGCATTACGCCGACAAGGCGCCGGCCGGCACGCGGCACTACCGGGAGACGCTGGCGAAGCTCGACGAGGCGGCCCGGCAGTTCGAGCAAGACAAGCCGGCGTTCCTGGTGGAACTCGGGGACCTGATTGATGCGGCCGACTCGGTGGATGTGGAGTTGGGCTATCTCAGGACGATCGAAGGGAAATTCTCGGCGATCTGCAAGGATCGGCACTACGTCCTGGGCAATCACTGCGTGGAGACGCTGAGGAAAGAGGAGTTCCTGGGCGACGTCGGGCAGGCGACGTCGTACGAGTCGTTCGACCGGGGCGGAATCCATTTCGTCGTGCTGGATGCCTGCTTCCGCGGCGATGGCAAGCCGTATGGCCGGAAGAACTCGAAGTGGGACGACGCCAACATTCCCGCCGCCGAACTCGAATGGCTGGAAGGGGATCTCAAGGCGAATGACAAGCCGGTCGTCGTGTTCGCGCACCAACGTCTGGATGTCAGCAATGCTCACGGCGTGAAGAATAACGGCGAGGTGCGGAAGGTCCTCGAAGCGTCGGGGCGGGTCCTGGCCGTGTTCCAGGGGCACAGCCATCAGAACGACCTCAAGGAGATCGGCGGGATCCACTACTGCACGCTGGTCGCGATGGTGGAAGGCTCGGGCGCCGAGAACAGCGGTTACTCGCTCCTGGAGATCGGATCGGATGGGACGATCGAGCTGACCGGGTTCCGCAAGCAGAAGGGGCATACCTGGGAGCGTCCGCAATAA
- a CDS encoding ABC transporter permease, which produces MVNHRRGLRLGLGPVFAFEWTACSRRWQWYALRVLFAGTLLAALLVANSQYVGPRSGATLRDLAKLGENFYIAMIGTQLTLVLLAAPAATAGAVCHDRSSGMLTHVLLTDLSDSEIVLGKLAARLVPVVGLVGCALPLMAILTLMGGVDPEALVGASLVTVGLAVLGCSLAFLLSLWARKTHEALLGTYAVWGIWLAGRPFLGLLNSAFGLSLAVPPRLVDPYYLAFAPYWSPGTVSLGEYGLFLAATTGVACVLVAVAVFRLRAVCTRVNVARKLSVRGRLERFAARLDPSRLLPGPSLDFNPVLWREWHRARPSGMARVVGACFMASAVVASLAAIMMPRSSFSMAWVNGLQVSIGMLLLSVTAATSLAEERARGSLDVLMTTTLSTRQIVMGKWLGTFRLVPWLAVLPVLVILCSDPLKRAYVRSALLTFLFVLVCGAAVTGLGLAMATWCSRLGRAIALTVSIYVLLAVGWFFIGAVSMRSPDGEGWMMASPFFFPGQLAADMCANNPDRNHIEWAIYWTQVYAVAAVLLFVATLLTFNRCLGRVEVGLPLARPMLRDGAETVKTVAIGGDPAGH; this is translated from the coding sequence GTGGTGAATCATCGGCGCGGGCTTCGGCTCGGTCTCGGCCCCGTCTTCGCGTTCGAGTGGACGGCGTGCTCGCGGCGGTGGCAATGGTATGCGCTGCGGGTGTTGTTCGCGGGGACGCTGCTGGCGGCGCTCCTGGTGGCCAACTCTCAATATGTAGGGCCAAGAAGCGGGGCGACGCTGCGCGACCTGGCGAAGCTCGGCGAGAATTTCTACATCGCGATGATCGGGACCCAGCTGACCCTGGTGCTGCTGGCGGCCCCGGCCGCCACGGCAGGCGCGGTCTGCCACGATCGTTCGTCGGGCATGTTGACTCACGTGCTCCTCACCGACCTGTCCGACTCCGAGATCGTCCTCGGCAAGCTCGCCGCCCGGCTGGTGCCGGTGGTCGGGCTGGTGGGCTGCGCGTTGCCGCTGATGGCGATCCTGACCCTGATGGGCGGGGTCGACCCCGAGGCGCTCGTCGGGGCGTCGCTCGTGACGGTCGGTCTGGCGGTGCTGGGGTGCTCGCTCGCGTTCCTCCTCTCGCTCTGGGCGAGGAAGACGCACGAGGCATTGCTCGGCACCTATGCCGTCTGGGGGATCTGGCTAGCCGGCCGGCCGTTCCTCGGGTTGTTGAACTCGGCGTTCGGATTGTCCTTGGCCGTTCCCCCCAGGCTGGTCGATCCCTATTACCTGGCCTTCGCGCCTTACTGGTCTCCCGGCACCGTTTCGTTGGGCGAGTACGGCCTCTTCCTGGCCGCCACCACCGGTGTCGCGTGTGTGCTCGTCGCCGTCGCGGTGTTCAGGCTCCGGGCGGTTTGCACCCGGGTGAACGTCGCCAGGAAGCTGAGCGTTCGAGGCCGGCTTGAGAGGTTCGCCGCCCGACTCGACCCGTCGCGGCTTCTGCCCGGCCCCTCGCTCGACTTCAACCCGGTGCTCTGGCGCGAGTGGCACCGGGCTCGCCCCTCGGGGATGGCACGCGTCGTGGGTGCGTGCTTCATGGCGAGTGCGGTCGTCGCGAGCCTCGCCGCGATCATGATGCCGAGGTCTTCGTTCAGCATGGCCTGGGTCAACGGCCTCCAGGTCTCGATCGGGATGCTCCTGCTGAGCGTGACGGCGGCGACGTCGCTGGCCGAGGAGCGGGCTCGGGGAAGCCTCGACGTGCTGATGACGACGACGCTCTCCACGCGCCAGATTGTCATGGGCAAATGGCTGGGGACGTTCCGCCTGGTCCCCTGGTTGGCGGTCCTGCCCGTCCTTGTCATCCTTTGCAGCGATCCCTTGAAGCGGGCTTACGTTCGTTCCGCCCTGCTGACGTTCCTCTTCGTTCTCGTCTGCGGTGCGGCGGTCACCGGTCTGGGGCTCGCGATGGCGACCTGGTGCTCCAGGCTCGGTCGGGCGATCGCGCTGACGGTTTCGATCTATGTCCTCCTTGCGGTCGGCTGGTTTTTCATCGGGGCGGTCTCCATGAGGAGCCCCGACGGAGAGGGGTGGATGATGGCCAGCCCCTTCTTCTTCCCGGGCCAGCTGGCGGCCGACATGTGCGCCAATAACCCCGATCGAAATCACATCGAGTGGGCGATCTACTGGACGCAGGTCTATGCGGTCGCTGCCGTACTGCTCTTTGTCGCGACGCTGCTCACCTTCAACCGATGCCTGGGCCGAGTCGAGGTCGGGCTCCCCCTGGCTCGTCCGATGCTGCGAGACGGGGCCGAAACCGTGAAGACCGTGGCGATCGGCGGCGATCCGGCGGGTCATTGA